The Aeoliella mucimassa genome includes the window AGGCAACGCACTACCGCCGATCTGTAGCCGGGGTTCGTTGGCTGCTCAGTTCTTCGAGTGTAGTAACACACCACACCAAGCATCCAGCCCACTGCTGGTGATTCGGTAACATGGCGGATCATCATCCAGCCGTTGCTACTGCCATGCGATCTAGAAAGGTAGTCCGCGGCAAGCCAGCAGTGGCACCCTACGCCGTTAACCCTTTCTTTGCCTTAAAAAAGAGGTCTCGATGTAACAGCGTATTTCGGCCATCCTTTCAGTTGAACCAAGGAAGGGGCGGCCATCACTTACCCGAAGGGAATCGGGCATGTTACATCGAGACACTCAAGTGCGGCTGAATATCGTGTGCCTTCGGCAATGTTTGCGTTGGTTGTTGGCGGGAATCTGTTGGCGAACGATCCGCTTCCGCAACGACTGCAGTTGGACTCCTCGGTCACTAATGGCAGCCGCGCTGTTATGGGCCTGGTCGGACGAGCAGACTCTCACCGAGCGTTTTTTCGTTGTGCGTAAGATACTACTCTGCCTCGATAAAGAGCAACAGCAACTGGCCACTTCCTACCAAGCCTTCATAAAAATCCTTCGTCGCTGGACGAAGCCGCTCGCCGCGTTGTTGCAGTCAGTGCTGCAACAACGGATGCAAGCGACGCTGACCGATTGCTGGCTCACCGCGGGATACCTCGTATTCGCGGTCGATGGTAGTCGCCTTGAATTGCCTCGCACCCGCTCGCACGAACAAGCCTATTCGACGATTCGTCACGCACGACGGGTAAAGAACAGTCGCTACAAGAGACGGCAGGCCAAAGATGCGAAGAAAGTCAACTCGCCTCAACTCTGGCTCACAACGATGTGGCACATCGGTACGGGATTGCCGTGGGACTGGCGGGTCGGACCTGGTGACAGTAGCGAACGTGTCCACTTGCGGGAGATGCTCACTAGCTTGCCAGCCGGGGCTTTGATAACGGCCGATGGCGGATTCATGGGGTACGAAGGGCTGCAAGCGATTATCAAAAGTGGCCGACACGTCCTGCTGCGAGTGGGAGCCAATGTGCGGTTGCTGAAACAGCTTGGTTATGTACGGGAATGGACCGGCACGGTCTATCTATGGCCCGATCGGGAATCGAAGCGTGGCAACGAACCGCTCGTGTTGCGACTGGTGGTCGCTACGGATGGCAAGCAGCCGGTCTACCTGGTTACCAATATCCTTTCTCGGCGTGAATTGAGCGACAAGCAGGTGATTGCATTGTATGCACGTCGCTGGGGCATCGAACTATTCTATCGCCATCTCAAGCAGACCTTTCACCGTCGAAAACTCCTCTCTCGCGAAGCCGAGAACGCCAAGCTCGAAATCACCTGGTCGTTGTTCGGCTTATGGGCGATGTCGCTGTTCGCGTTGGTCGAAGCGATGAAGCAAGGCATCACACCAGCAAAGTTGAGTTTCGCCAAGCTGCTGTTGGCGTTTCGCCGCACGATGCGTGATTACCTGCATCCAACGGAGAAAAACGAACGCCTGTGCGAGAGGCTTCGCCAAGCCATCATCGACAGCTACAAGAGAGCAAACAAAACCAGCCGCAACTACCCACGAAAAAAACAAGCCAAACCGCCAGGAGTACCACAACTGCTCACTGCTACCAAGACACAGGCCCTGCGAGCAAAGCAAATCAAACCAGTACTACGAAAAGGGTTAACGGCGTAGAGTGGCACCCTACGCCGTTAACCCTTTCTTTGCCTTAAAAAAGAGGTCTCGATGTAACAGCGTATTTCGGCCATCCTTTCAGTTGAACCAAGGAAGGGGCGGCCATCACTTACCCGAAGGGAATCGGGCATGTTACATCGAGACACTCAAGTGCGGCTGAATATCGTGTGCCTTCGGCAATGTTTGCGTTGGTTGTTGGCGGGAATCTGTTGGCGAACGATCCGCTTCCGCAA containing:
- a CDS encoding IS4 family transposase, with protein sequence MAAALLWAWSDEQTLTERFFVVRKILLCLDKEQQQLATSYQAFIKILRRWTKPLAALLQSVLQQRMQATLTDCWLTAGYLVFAVDGSRLELPRTRSHEQAYSTIRHARRVKNSRYKRRQAKDAKKVNSPQLWLTTMWHIGTGLPWDWRVGPGDSSERVHLREMLTSLPAGALITADGGFMGYEGLQAIIKSGRHVLLRVGANVRLLKQLGYVREWTGTVYLWPDRESKRGNEPLVLRLVVATDGKQPVYLVTNILSRRELSDKQVIALYARRWGIELFYRHLKQTFHRRKLLSREAENAKLEITWSLFGLWAMSLFALVEAMKQGITPAKLSFAKLLLAFRRTMRDYLHPTEKNERLCERLRQAIIDSYKRANKTSRNYPRKKQAKPPGVPQLLTATKTQALRAKQIKPVLRKGLTA